The Strix aluco isolate bStrAlu1 chromosome 21, bStrAlu1.hap1, whole genome shotgun sequence sequence GACAGCTTTGGCAAGAGggcagctgctgagctgagctTCAAGCTGGTAAGAGAATGCTTCAGTATTGCATGCTgctcatttttaatttattaattatatGTCAGATCTGTACGCTGCGTGACTCATCTGCTGAGCAGAATATCTAGTCTTTGAACGCTTACCAGAAAAAATACCAGTCATCAGGAAGAACGCTGGTCATCAGCATGTTGGCATCTGGGTGTCTTTGCTGTATGTAATTTTGTAGAACTTGAGGAGTTTATATAGCCAAGGGCGGGAGAGAAACTGAGCCTGTGATGTGCTGTTATCCCTGTCTGACAACTCAGCTGTGAGGGAGAAACAACTGTACACTGAGGCTTATATATTTCCCTTAGTGGGTCTCTTACGCCTTGCAAAGACTCAGCTGACACGAGTGGCACCAGGAGGGCAAAAGCAGCgtctcccctttcctcctgcccttgcGATGAGTGACTGCAGCACAAGCCCAGTCCCACTCCCACTGGCTGTCCGGCCACCAGCTTTCCAGAGCCCAGATACAGGGGCTGTAagtgctgcctgctgctgtcatAGCACCGTTTAGATCTGTAAAGGGCTTTTAAGTTGCTGATCCAAACAGTGAGGCACAGCTGCAGGTTGAAGGGCAGATACGAAATGCCTTTTTATTTGACCTGATGTACAGTCATTGAATACACAGGCTGCGGCAGCACTTTGTCTCGAGGTAGCTGACAGCTGCATTCTGCTAAATAATTTCATGCTTTATTTAACAGGATTTGTATTTGTTTGCAGAAGATCAATAAACATTCGCTGACAGGCTGAACTGGCAAATTTGATGACAGTGGACTTCTTAAGAAATCAAGGTTGGTATGCAAAAGGGGAGGAAATGGTACTacaaagcagcagccagatggGTTGCTCTGTCAGTACTGCTGTGTTCCAGTCACAGGGGAGAGCACGTGGGGCTTTCGGCTTCCAAGgaataaggggaaaaaactgaAGGGGCAGCCTGATGATAAATAGGAAAAGTGAAAGCTGCTCAGTGCTTTGAGAGTAGAGGGGGGCAGGAATTGTTTCAGAACAGACTTTTTTAGGAAAGCAGTTACAGTGTTGCTTTGTGGTGTCTCCCAACTTTAGAAGCAAAGCAAGGAAGATTGTTCGGGAGTGGGGGCCCTTCCCAACCGTGTAAAATGGCCACATGTCTGTAACCGCAGCTCCTCCTCGCTGCTgggtggctgctgcagctgcatccTGGGTAAGTTCCCAGTAAAGCCAAAGAGGATTTGGGTACTAGTGCCAGTGGCTTGTGGGGAGCAAGAGTTTGTCTCCTGAGACCTGTACTCTGGATTAAATAGTACAGATCAGGAACTTTTCAGCTGACAGTTGCTTTGCTCTGACACTGTCTTTTTTCCCCTAGGACCTGGTCTACAGCTAGCTGGAGGAAAAAGTGGTTCCCTGCAGTCTTCTGTTCCAGAATAAAATAAGTTATAGAAAATATTGGGAGttgaagttgggttttttgtaaAGGTTATCTACTTGAACAGAAATGATTTTGAGCAGGTAGAAAGGATTTGGGGTTAAAACACTTCCTGAAATTCAGGCAGTTGTGAGCTTACCCTTCATAGCAAAACCTGCTCCTCCCCAATACCTAGAGACTTCAGTGTCTGCAGAtgctgaaagctgaagaaaagcaattcATGGTGACTGTGACAAAACTGCTTATGGCTAAGCTAGGACTGGTGGCAGAGAAGGTTCTTGTGGTCAGCTTCGAAGCTCAAAGataagggagaagagagaggcagtAGTGCAGCCATCAGGTTCCTTGTCTGATAAGCCCTTGAAATGGAGTGTGTTTAACTGCAGGGCTGGGCGCCACCCTTGGCTAGAAAACCTCCTTTTTTGAAACAGGAATGAAGGGTGGGTGTGGTAGTTCCCGATGGGCACaaacagctctgcccaggagctggATGGGATTCCTGGCAGGATGCCGCCCCGTGACAGCACTCGTTTTAAAATCCTTTTGCCCAGTGTGTCGAGGTGCTGCTGACTGCCATGTTCAAGGTCACTTGCGTGGGCTGTGCTGAGGCTCGGCCAGAGCTGGTTAGAAGAGGTTTTGGTGCTGTTTTGGTCAGGTGATGTGAGGATCAGGCTCGTTCTTGTCATGAAAGAGGTTTTGCTGAGCGCTTGTGAATAAAAAACAGGCCTAACAGGCTGCCTTGTGCCATTGTAAGGTGGCTCTGATGCGAACAAATGTTAATTTGAGACCTGGAACACACGATGGGCTCCACGCTAGAGATTACATCTGGAACGGGTTTACAGACTAACCTTCTGTAATGCTGCTTGGAACTGGCTGGCAGGAGCCTGCTGTGAGCTTGAGGGGGTTGGAGGTTCCCTGGCCCATGGCCCGGGTATCTCTTGCTGTCTCCGCAGTAAATCGTTCCTCCCCAGCTGACATTCACTAGATAACATCCCAGGTGGAACAAGGCTGAGCTCAGAGCCGCTCCTCAGCTCCAGCCCAGGTCTCCTGGGTTTAACCCTGCTCCCATCCCTCTGGGGCTGTTTCCCAGTGGAAGTCTCACTCTGCTGTGTGCTacagctcctctgctgcaggaggTAGGGGGTGTCACCCCCACCCGGTTCGTCAAAACAACAGAAACGGgcataaaagaaaacaatcattCAACATTTATGTAATTACACAAAGTGGGAAGGTGTCTCAGATTACACTGTTGTGCTGGGTCAACCCTCCAGCCAccaccagctgcagcagcctccccagcGGGTCTTCCTGAGCAGCGCTGGCTTACACAGGGTGGCTGAGGGGTTCAAGACGTTCACCTCCCTTGGAtttttttggggaggaaaaaaaaaagactgatgatCATTTAGACTCCCCCAAGGAGCTAGCAGGTTGCTAACCCACCTGGTGTGGGGCTGCCTTCCCAAAGCACGCACAGGACACGGTCTCCATGcaagaaaaacccaaccaacccatGAGCACACACGGGAGCTGCAGGGCCCTCAACTCCAGGATGCTCAGAGGCCGCCCGTGCTTCTGACGTCCCAGCTGAGCTGCAGTAACCCTACTCAGCTGATGGCTTTTAAGATCTTCCTTGTTTGaaaacagtgtgaccagcagaagcagggaggtgatagtccctctgtactctgcactggtgagaccacacctggagtgttgtgtccagttttgggcacctcaatacgagagagatctcgaggggctggagcgagtgcagaggagggcaacgaggctggggaagggcctggagaacaaatcctatgaggagcgattgaaggagctgggactgttcagtgtgaggaggagaaggtgaggggagacctcatcactctctacaactacctgaaaggacattgtagagaggttggtgctggtctctcctCACGGggaattagcgatagaacaagagggaacggctttaaactgcaacaggggaggttcagactggacatgaggaaaaaattttcatagagtggtcagagagtggaatgggctgcccagggagggggtggagtcaccatccctggatgtgtttaagggtcgtttggatgggATGTTGGGGGATAcagtgtaggggagaacttgtagagtagggctgatggttggactcgatgatcccaagggtcttttccaacctgaatgattctgggattctgtgaaaacatgACAGAGAGtcatgggagagagcagcaggctgctgtcTTTCCCAGTGATCATGGAGGCAAACGGATCCTTCTGGAAGCAGCACATGCCAACCCAGAGCTGGCTGGAGTTTGGGACTTTCTGCAGTGCGGGAGGGAGGTGTTGTCCAAGCACAGCCCCCTCCTGCTAGCTGGGTGATGTAGTCTCCAGCCCAAGGGTTCACCGTGCCTGCTGTGCTCCCAGCACGGTGCCAAGTGTTGGAGCTGGCGGGTGACAACAAGGTGAAGGGCGTTTTCCAGCCAGAGGCTGCCACATGTACACGGCTCCAGCATCACCCTGCCCCTCCAGTGCTTCACAGCGGCCgctgctgccccacagccacGTTTGTGGGGCCGGGAGGTCACAGCCACACGCCGTGGTGCTTCTTGGTGCCCCAAAGGCCACGTTCAATCACACTGAGCCACGAAACGTTGCCGGAGATCTCCGAGGAAATGCAACGTTCCTCTACCAGCTTTGGCTCGCCCCTTACCGTCACACCACCGCCGGCTGTGGTGCAGCGGGTCTGCTCCTtgggctggctggctggggagaGCCCTCGGGAAGGAGAAGGTGGCCTTCGGGAAAGAGAAGAGCCACAGGAGTCCTTGGACTTGCCCCCGTGGGCGATGGCCTGGCCTCACCGCTGGTAGAGGGTCATGATCCCCGCTCGGTGCAGGCTCCTCCACAGCGCCGCCTCCAGCATCATGTCGTGGTTGGCATAAAACACCAGCGGTTTCTTCTCCACCTCGTAGTAGTGGTCTGAGAACTGCTCGTAGTTGGCAGTGATGAACCCGTAGGCGCTGACCTGCGGGGAGGGAGGTGAGACAGACAAAGGACAGGGTCAGGGCTCCACCTCCGGTACGGGGGGTGGCACATGCAGGACAGCCACCGGGACACGCTGGTCCCCACCAGGAGCCTTATAGCAGCCAAAGGGGGGGGGATGTCCTTGTCCCCAGAGGGAAGGTGGCCCCATGGCCTCCTACCTGGTCGCAGGTGTGGAGCGCGGTGAGGAGCATGAGGGCGCCGGTGCTGGGCATGTAGAGCGAGCCGTACTGCGTGTTCAGCAGCTCCGACCGCAGGAACCTGCCGGTGGGCACAGCGGGTCGGGGGGGGCTCACAGCTGGCACGGCACCGCGGCCCCCAGCACCAGACCCAGCAGCACCCAGCGCCCGTCCAGCCCCCACCATGCGCTCGGTGATGCCAGAGCCCGGTAAGGCAGGAGCACCGAGTGAAATGTGGATTCTCCAATGGCTGCTACTACGGTTCAGCTCATTTGCTGCAGGTTGCTAAAAGGCACCTCAGCACCATTTGAAATCACCCCAACCCAGGACCTGCTTTCGTGAAAGGTAGGAAAAGACAATCCCTTTGGGCCTTCCCTTTGTTCCTGTTAGACTAggttaaaatttaatttattttgggaaATGGGAGGCAAGGTGAGCACAGTGAGCTGTAGGAGGGGATGTGAGCTGTGCTGCAGTGAATAGGAATGGCAGGGGAGAGATGCCTCTGGCTTGtctgcagagagcagggcagagggagTTCCAgtgcctggggagggctgggactGCACTTTGATGCTGGGCAGCCACTGGTCTGTACCGGAGAGAGCAACGGCAGGACGCAGGTAGTCTgagcccagcccagagcagagctgggcagcagccgTGGTCCTCATCATTCTCACCTCGCTGTCAGGTACTGCAAGAAATCTGGGTGCAGCAGCTTGAACTTCTCTGCAGATGCCTCCGGTCCAAAATACTTCTGTGGGCTGCAGAGGGGCGAGGAGAAGGGCAGAATTCACGTCACAGGAGTCCTGGAGCTACTTGGGGTTTATCCCACCAGGGACAGATGTGGGGTGAGGGCAGGGAAGTCACGTGCCCTCCAGTGCATCACCAAAGGTGctgggggaattttggggtgCTACTCACTCATCCCCCTTGTCTGAGCCCTCGGGGACTGGGCTGCCCTGGATGGCTGACTTCAGCATGACGTAGTCACGGAAATCCGAGGGGATGAAGATGTACCTCAGGTCCTGCAGTGGGGGCACAGACACAGTGCTTGGGGGGGGCTTTGGGGAACTGCCTACACCAGCACAGCGAGGACTGAGGGCTCCTGAGATGGGGAGAAGTTTGGAGGGGCAAGCCCAGCCTCAAATGACAATTTGGGGTCACCTCCCCAACAAGCCCTCGGGGTCTCACCTTGGCCTGGGGGATCTGGGTGAAGCCATACTCCTCGTAGGCAATGAGGGAGTTCTTCATGGTGTTCACTGTGAAGCCGTAGAAAGAGATCTTGGTCCCCACGTCTTCCTCGAAGCCTTTGATCACGGCACCGTTAAGCCTGCGGGAAAAGCGCAGGACATGTGTCCAGGGCTGGCCttgccccagcacccacagctccATCCTGCCCGGGACCCGTCCGCACCTGAAGACCAGGTCGTGCGCATCAATCGCCTTGCCCTGCCGCGAGCCGTTGAGGATGCCGCCGTTGCCCACCACGGCGCAGCGGACGCAGCCCCCGGGGAAGGCATCCCTGTCGAAGAGGTGCCTGTTGGCGGAGGCGTTGAGGAGCCGGAGGGTGCTGCCCACCACTGGAACAGAGCAGGATGGGTCCGGTCAGCGGGGAAAAGGTGTGTGTCAGCCCGCGGGAGCACATGCGCGCTTAAGCATGCAACAGCGCGCGCAGACAGGCTTGTGCAAGAGCACATCCAGGAGCCACACACAAGAAAGCTCATGCCATCCTTGTGTGGGAGAGGGGTCTACAAGTGGGATGGGGGGACACCAGCCAGCCCCTCCTCTCCCAGGCTTGGTGTCACCCCCTCACAGCCCCCCACAGCCTGCTCCCAATAGTGGCCACCTGAGGCCGTGCAAGGCATGGGGATGCATCCGGAcatctccagccccagccctgcggATGCTGCTGTCCGTGCTGGCCATGTCCCCTCCGGACAATGCCTCCTTGCAACTGCCACCGGTTCACTcccccctgctgcccccagcactTCCCAGCCCAGGGATTGAAGCCAGCGGCTGCTTGGGAGAGCAGAGAGTGGGTTTGGGGTAGGAAGGGAAACAATCTCCATCCACAGCAATGGAGCGGGTTGTCCAAGCTTCTCCGGCCCCAGTTAATAATCATGCACACACTGGAGCTTTTATTCAGGGAAAATGTCACAAGATGCAGCAAGCGGCATTTATAAAGCCGTTCCCCTCTGCCCCACACCCCAGGAGGCAGACTGGGAAGAGATCAACGTCCCTGGCTCCTCTGCAGGGCTTCTCTGCCTGCCCCGTGTCTTCAAGTCCCTTCTGCTGGGCTCTCCAGGCCCCTCGAGCTGCCCCGAGCCCTCCCATCACCCCCCTTGCCCCATTTGCTGTCACCCCCATCCCAGTTGGGTCCGTACCTGCCTGGGACAATCCTTGCCAGCCGTAGGGGACGTGTCGTGTCTTCAGCCTGTCCCAGGTCTCCGGGGTGAAGTGCTGGTCCCACATCAGCACAGGGGTGTCGAAGCGGAAGATCTCCCCAAACTTGGGGTCTGCCTTTGCTCTGGCCATCACCGAGTGGAGGCACATGCttggctgggagggagcaggaccTCAGTCTCCATCTCAGGTCTACCTTCCCTCCGACACCTCCATCCCTCAGCAGGCACCAAGAAGAGGACAAACCCAGGGACAGAAATGCTCCTTGTCCATCACACATCCTGCTGGGTCACCCAGGCAGGGCACTGCCTCATGCCTTGGTTTACTGCTGTAAAACTCCCTTTGGTACCCAGCTCACCAGGGCTGGGAGGCCCAGGGCTTACAGAGTCACCTGAGAGCATGAGCCCTGGGAAAGATTCAGCACCTTCTAGTGAGGGAGTCCTGCTAAAGGCCGTTGCTGTACAAGAACAGCCCCAGTGCCCAGGACTGATCCCTCCCAGAGCCTGGATCCATCCTCACAAGTCTCCagccagggctggtggcccaggTGTCATGGAATTGGAGGGAGGGGGTGATGTTGACTCCAACCTCCACATTGGGGAACTTGGGGAGGTGTTGCAACAGCAGCAGGGAGGCCTGAGGAGACCCACATGCACGGATGGAGGAGGTTGctcctctgcacacacacacacacaaaacccatcCCAGACAAAGCTGCTCCTCCTCAGCTTCCCCACACAGACCTTCACCCAACAAAACCCAGCGAGGAGGGGCACCAGGGACACTCACCATACTGTGCTAATGGTTACCTGCTTTCTGCTGGGCTTGGGCTCCTCCAGCTCAGCAGAAGACTTGAAGGACTTCCCACTGGAAAGGGGGAAACATATAGCAGAGTAAAAAAATCCCTCAGTGGGGCACTGGGGAACTGCAGGGTAGGCAGGGGCCTCCCAGCTCATGCCAGGATGGCTGCACACACCTTCCCCCCTTACCTCTCCAAGCCGCCTTCAAGGGCCCATCTGCGGCTGGTGGCTCGGCGCAATGTCCCCAGCGGAGCCAGGACCAgcggctctggctgcagcaggctGGGAGGAGAAGCCGGTAGGGGCTCAGCTGGGGAGGTAACACTGAGCCACTGCACCCCAACACCCACCACCTGTGAGAGCCACGGGGCAGGACACCACCTCTGCTCAGCTCCCCTCCACCGCTGCCCCTGCCCACCCGCCCCCCTGTCTGTGCCTGTTTCTGCAAGCGGAGAGCCATGGATTTGCAAAACACTGAGTTTATGCAGAAAGCAGCCACCTACTCCTGGCAGGTCCCACCTCCAGGACCCCCACATACCAAAAACCgcacccagcccagcctgcagccTTGGGGAAGACCCTGCCAAGACCTCCCTGGTCTTCCCACCATCCCACCCTTCCCAAGCCTGAGGGGGACGGGGCTGGGACATGCCGGGCAGGCCAGCAGGACACGTTTAGTTGCTACACTGGAGAAGCAATCGGCAACTGGGATCTGGAGGTTCTTGGGGTGTTTGGGaccctgctctgccatggggccAGCTGGGGCATGCCCTGATCCTTCATTTAGTGCCGGGGGACAGAGGCTTCCCACCCCGAGCATCGTGGGGTGCCCTGAGCCCCATGGGGcctggcagagcagccccagcctcccagggggggtgtggggctgggggctggggtgggcagggtcGCAGCCTGGCAAGCAGGAGGTGGGGAACAGGCTCCCATTCATCCCTGCACAGAAGGGCCCTTCAGAGCCCCCCCGGCACCGCCTCCAGCCCAGCCGGCAGGTGCTCAGGCCAGAAGCAGGGTATTGTGGAGGAGACAAGGGCCCCCTTGTTACGGGATCTCTGCTTGGGAGCCCAGGGACAGGTAGAGGCAGGTGGGGAGCGAAGCTCTGcctcccccccggcccctgccAGCGTGACAGGCATTGGGTTTCTGTCCCCACCATGGCCCCTGTCAACACCAGCAGCACCCTCAGCCCTGCCCGGGAGTGGATCCAGACCCGTTTGTCACCTAAACCCCGCTCTGTGCCACCCCAGGGGTATGGCACGACACAGGGGGGACAGCCCAGCACCTTGCCTGGGTGCTGGCACCGGGAGCTGCAGCATTTCCCCAGGCGTGGACTGGGAGTCAGGGCCAAGGGGGCTTCAGTCTCAGCTCCCTCCTTGCACCGGCCCAGCACCGCCAGCTCTGGGCAGGGGATGCTGAGGGCAAAGGTGTCCTCCCTGCGCAGGGGGCTGAGCACTGCTAGCGGAGCAGGGCAGCTTTTTAATCAAGCCAGTGCCTCGGTGTCCCACAAAAAGGCAGCTCCCCAGCAAGACCTGCTGCCCTGAAGAGCCCCCACCATTCACTCCAGCCCAGGGACAAGGTGCCTGGCTTAGCCCTGCCCCGTGGCCACGTTCTGCCCCCGAACGCCTGCAAAGCACCATCCTGCTGCGTACAGTGCAGGAGCGCTGGCACCAGAGCCAGGAGAGGGGTTGGGCACGGCGCTGCGCCCACCTCCCCTTGCAGCCACCAGCTCAACCCTGAGGCTCATCCCAGGAGCACCGGAGCTGGCAGAGAGCAGGGAGGACAAATCCCGGGGAGGGTCCACCAAGGTGGGACTGAACCGTCCCAGGGAGATGCTGGAGCTGCAGCTTTCTGCAGGGCCTTTCTGGTGTTATCACTGTGAGCAGCTAAATAAACCCAGCCTGACCAAACTTGCCTGTTCCCTCGGCTTGCGGACAGGAGCGGAGCTGCCCTGGCAGGGTCTGTGCACAGCAAGGCACCGGCTGGGAAAGGCCATCCAAAGGCTGTGCGAGACCTCGTGGTTACGCTGGAGGCGGCTCTTTCAGCCCATCTCTGCGAGGTACAGGCAGCACACCCTGGTCAGAGCAAAGCTCACCGGTGCAAGGGCCTCGCAACAGCTCCAAGGAGAGCTCCACATGCTGAGTCAGCTCAGCCGCAGCCAGCAGCCGGGGGATCCCCAGGAGCTCACCCTCAgccgccccagccctgcctgcttcCTCCACCTCACGACGTGGGGGATCCCTGGCCCACATGCCTCGCCGGCAGGAGCTTATCGAGGTTACCAGCACCCAAACAACAGACCAGGGACTGAAGAAACCTCCCTGCTCCAGAGCCAGAGCCAGCTCCTACAAAGCACTGaattcccagcagcagcaaaccctGCTGCACGCAAAGCCCCCCAGTTGGCCACCCACCCTTTTTGTGGCCGCAGAGGCACAGCCCAGCACCAAACGCCGTTCCCCTCACACACCATGCTCAGGGTCTTGCTGCCCAGGAGCTGCACAAAACCCACTTCTCCCAGCCCTTCCCCGTCAGGCTCACAAGCCCCAGCTGCACATctctgcccacccagctgctcctcAGCCCTCCAAGCTCTCCCGCTCTTGTTTCTTGGTACAGACGCTTCCCCCTCCCGTCCCAGTGCCTGCAGGACAAGGCAAAGAGCCCAGCACCGGCAGCGAGAGGGTGCTGGGCTACATTCTGAGCTGCTAGGCGTGCTGCGGGAGCgccgggggcagcgcggggggctCAGACCCAGCCGTGCTCAGGCTGGCTGGAAGGAGGTGGGCGCAGGCAGCCCAGCGGGTCGGCTCCCACCTCCACCCGTGGCCAGACATGGTGCGTGGCACTCGCTCATCGCTTCTTCCAGACCTTGTGCCGACCTGATAAACTCAATCCCCGTGTCAGCACCTCCCTGCGCTCACATcccagctgtgggtgctggagGCAGCTCCCCAGCATCGCCGCAGCCATCCTGGCTGCGGCCGCTGCCCAAACCCTGCTGGGGAGGGCGTGGGGCGGCAGGGCCCCCCCTGCCAGATGGCAGCTCAGCAGCGCGTTGGGGAGCCGAACGCTTTGACGTCACCTGCCAGGATGTGGTGAAGCACCTCGTGATGCTTGGTTGACTCAGAAGATGACAACCCTCCCCAGGACCGGCTGATGCACAATAGGGCTCTGGGGAAGGAGTGGCCCATGGCTGCCCCGGCACCAGCCACGGCAGCAGAGCCAGCCAAGCCTGGGTGCGCTCTCTCACCACCGTGGCATTCACAAATATGACGTCTCTGGTCCGTGGCCACCCCCCGTTTCCGGATGATAACACTGTGTACAAGTGTTGTGAGCACACGCTCCGGCCTTATCTTCAGCAAACACTCCCAGGGCCCTGCAGAGCCATTTGAGGGAGCCGaagcagcagaacaaaaccaCTCTAGGAAGGTATTTGCTCCATCCCACCGCAAAGTGCCGAGCTCCAGGAAGCATCTTTCCCCCGCGCAGAGCCAGAGCGGCACAGCGAGGCTGGGCCGAGCTCCACACTCATCCGTCTGCCTAATAATAAAGGCACAAGCGGTGCCAGCAGCTCGCCGGTGGGGTTTCAGAGAGATGGCCGGGCAGGGAGTGGGACAGGGCTGTGCCCAGTCAAACCCCGGGGGCTCCAGGGATTCggctccctgcagccccgctgACTGCAGGGCAGCCGGCTCTCTGCAGGGACAGGGGCATTTCACCCATCCCTGTAGGGTCCTCCATGCTGTCACCAGCTTTGCACTGAACTGGAGGGGAACTCAGCACTGCCATGGCTACCTGGCCCAAGGGTGGTTTGGTTCTGGCAGCAGCCAGCATCAATCGGGGGGTCAGCTTCCCCCCAACCCCCTTCATCCCCCCATACACCTGCATGGAGACACTGCTCACACAAACCTCCCCACCGAAACATGGCTGCCTGCACCAAGGCGTGAGCACCCTGACCCTCCCTTTCTGCCCCGACAGCAGGCAGAGTGGGAAACGCTCTGTGACGGCGTGTCAGCTGTGCCAAACGCTGGCTGTCCCGGTTTCACCTCCGGGCTCAGCCCCACAGCTGTCGGCAGGGCAGTGCCGATTCCTCTGGGTGTGTGGGTCAGGCTGGACAAGCAGCGATCACGGGGCGGTGTGTTTGTAAACACAGGGAATCAGAGCGAGCAGGACTCACTCTGGTTTGGGTCTAGCTTTAGCGGATGGATTAAAGCCAAGAGGAAAAGTCCGGGAGAGCTTGGGAGCGCAGGTTAGCTCCGTTACCTCGCCCTGGGCTCCTCTCTGGGGCCGGACAAGCTGAGCCTCGGTCCCATCGGTCGCGGGGCAGGGGCCCAGGCTGGCTCTGCAGCGGGGGGACCCGGGGCTGGGGCAGGTCCAGGCAGGGTTAGGCAGTGGCTGAGCTACCTGCAGCCTGACATGGTGGGGGAAACCcactcccagctcccctcccatGGGTCTCCTCCACATCCTGCTCCGGGAATGGGCACGGACTCTGTGCCAGGGCATGGCTGGTTTCTATTCCCAGCTCCAGCGTGGTCCTTGGGCACGTCCTGCTGCCTTCatgggcctcagtttcccctctcaTGGACATCAAGCTCTTTGCGGGGAGCTGCTCCACAGCCGTGCCCTGCCCCGAG is a genomic window containing:
- the ST6GALNAC2 gene encoding alpha-N-acetylgalactosaminide alpha-2,6-sialyltransferase 2 isoform X1, whose product is MSQPRPPQAWEGWDGGKTREVLAGSSPRLQAGLGAVFGMWGSWRWDLPGVGGCFLHKLSVLQIHGSPLAETGTDRGAGGQGQRWRGAEQRWCPAPWLSQVVGVGVQWLSVTSPAEPLPASPPSLLQPEPLVLAPLGTLRRATSRRWALEGGLESGKSFKSSAELEEPKPSRKQPSMCLHSVMARAKADPKFGEIFRFDTPVLMWDQHFTPETWDRLKTRHVPYGWQGLSQAVVGSTLRLLNASANRHLFDRDAFPGGCVRCAVVGNGGILNGSRQGKAIDAHDLVFRLNGAVIKGFEEDVGTKISFYGFTVNTMKNSLIAYEEYGFTQIPQAKDLRYIFIPSDFRDYVMLKSAIQGSPVPEGSDKGDDPQKYFGPEASAEKFKLLHPDFLQYLTARFLRSELLNTQYGSLYMPSTGALMLLTALHTCDQVSAYGFITANYEQFSDHYYEVEKKPLVFYANHDMMLEAALWRSLHRAGIMTLYQR
- the ST6GALNAC2 gene encoding alpha-N-acetylgalactosaminide alpha-2,6-sialyltransferase 2 isoform X2 — translated: MGSPHWKRLCLLLVAGLTSSLLLYGHYYATVESTTSQRIIASLLQPEPLVLAPLGTLRRATSRRWALEGGLESGKSFKSSAELEEPKPSRKQPSMCLHSVMARAKADPKFGEIFRFDTPVLMWDQHFTPETWDRLKTRHVPYGWQGLSQAVVGSTLRLLNASANRHLFDRDAFPGGCVRCAVVGNGGILNGSRQGKAIDAHDLVFRLNGAVIKGFEEDVGTKISFYGFTVNTMKNSLIAYEEYGFTQIPQAKDLRYIFIPSDFRDYVMLKSAIQGSPVPEGSDKGDDPQKYFGPEASAEKFKLLHPDFLQYLTARFLRSELLNTQYGSLYMPSTGALMLLTALHTCDQVSAYGFITANYEQFSDHYYEVEKKPLVFYANHDMMLEAALWRSLHRAGIMTLYQR